A single Cryptococcus deuterogattii R265 chromosome 2, complete sequence DNA region contains:
- a CDS encoding phosphatidate cytidylyltransferase, producing the protein MSSYRGQPLFSGGMYELLGNGAAEHEEVEEEEEAPVEIPSQIPFESQTQTATLSKSARKRLARQASKGANGKSKSNEQSASETESPGTPPVPGTEKFPEAKKEATAPQVAPKQQASTPPKIEHEQSTAGPSQIPALEKQIPDVTPKETKPAAAIPEKKEEKKEQKEAPKKAETARPSSPPSSKFSPSLPASLPQPTGNALPANRKRKTPQDFTPAGPGNVMNPTSPSKNAVKFEDGLAPGEGKEGEKTIAPKKNRNMIERTIWTFIMIGGFITLLCMGHPYMILLVMVCQTLVYKEVTALFDLRDHGGSKAASPGEQGDSWNKTINWYFFVVANYFLYGESIIYYFKHIVFVDAYFIPFARNHRFISFMLYVVGFVGFVANLQRQYLRQQFALFCWVHISLLLIVVSSHFIVNNILEGLVWFFIPASLVICNDVMAYVCGKLFGKTPLIKLSPKKTVEGFVGAFICTILFGIAWGTFWMRYPYMICPARDLGTNVFSQVTCRPNPVFVWRDFEFTGVAKHVLQTILGHPPPSIPYAPFQIHCLVMATFASLVAPFGGFFASGFKRAFNIKDFGHSIPGHGGMTDRMDCQFMMGLFSYVYYSSLIRIQNVTVGGIMQAVVTSLTQAEQLELLHDLRRFLIGQGVKT; encoded by the exons ATGTCGTCATATAGAGGTCAACCCCTTTTTAGTGGTGGCATGTACGAGCTGCTTGGTAACGGTGCCGCCGAacatgaagaagttgaagaggaggaggaagccCCGGTAGAGAT TCCTTCCCAAATCCCTTTCGAGtctcaaactcaaactGCTACGTTGTCCAAATCTGCACGAAAGCGATTGGCTCGACAAGCTTCGAAGGGCGCGAACGGAAAATCAAAGTCCAATGAGCAGTCAGCTTCTGAAACCGAAAGCCCTGGTACTCCTCCAGTCCCTGGCACGGAGAAGTTTCCAGaggcgaagaaagaggctACTGCTCCTCAAGTAGCACCTAAGCAACAGGCTTCCACTCCGCCAAAGATTGAACACGAACAATCTACCGCCGGTCCTTCCCAAATCCCTGCCTTAGAGAAGCAGATTCCCGACGTTACTCCCAAGGAGACCAAGCCTGCTGCCGCAATCCCcgagaaaaaagaggagaaaaaggaacaGAAGGAGGCTCCCAAGAAGGCCGAGACTGCCCGCCCTTCTAGTCCACCCTCTTCAAAGTTCTCTCCTTCGTTGcccgcttctcttcctcaaccgACTGGCAATGCTCTCCCTGCCAacaggaaaaggaagactCCTCAGGACTTCACTCCCGCTGGTCCTGGAAACGTTATGAACCCTACTAGCCCCAGCAAGAATGCAGTCAAGTTTGAGGATGGTCTTGCTCCCGgcgagggcaaggaaggtgagaaAACCATTGCtccgaagaagaatcgCAATATGATTGAGAGAACAATCTGGACATTTATCATGATTGGTGGTTTCATCA CTCTTCTCTGTATGGGCCACCCCTACATGATCCTTCTCGTCATGGTGTGTCAAACTCTCGTCTACAAGGAAGTCACTGCTCTTTTCGACCTTCGTGACC ACGGTGGTTCCAAAGCTGCCAGTCCTGGAGAGCAAGGCGACAGCTGGAACAAGACTATCAACTG GTATTTCTTCGTTGTGGCCAACTACTTCCTCTACGGCGAATCCATCATTTATTATTTCAAGCACATTGTCTTTGTGGACGCGTATTTCATTCCCTTTGCTCGTAACCACAGATTTATCAGCTTCATGCTTTACGTTGTTG GCTTTGTCGGCTTCGTGGCCAATCTCCAGAGACAGTATCTTCGTCAGCAATTTGCTCTCTTCTGTTGGGTCCATATTTCACTCCTGCTCATTGTGGTGTCTAG CCACTTCATCGTGAACAACATCCTTGAAGGTTTGGTGtggttcttcatccctGCGTCCTTGGTCATCTGCAACGATGTTATGGCTTACGTTTGCG GCAAGCTTTTCGGTAAAACTCCTCTGATCAAATTGAGTCCTAAGAAGACTGTTGAAGGCTTCGTGGGCGCTTTCATCTGTACTATTTTATTCGGCATCGCT TGGGGTACATTCTGGATGCGATACCCTTACATGATCTGTCCCGCGCGAGATCTTGGTACCAACGTCTTCTCCCAGGTGACTTGCCGACCCAACCCCGTCTTTGTGTGGCGCGACTTTGAATTCACCGGTGTCGCCAAGCATGTTCTTCAGACTATC CTCGGCCACCCCCCGCCTTCCATCCCCTACGCCCCCTTCCAAATCCATTGTCTCGTTATGGCTACCTTTGCGTCTTTGGTCGCTCCCTTTGGCGGCTTCTTTGCTTCCGGTTTCAAGCGAGCTTTCAACATCAAGGACTTTGGTCACTCTATCCCTGGACACGGTGGTATGACTGACCGAATGGACTGCCA GTTCATGATGGGTCTTTTCTCTTATGTTTACTACAGCTCACTCATCCGA ATCCAAAACGTTACTGTCGGCGGAATTATGCAGGCTGTGGTCACTTCCTTGACCCAGGCTGAGCAGCTTGAGCTTTTGCATGATTTGAGGAGATTCTTGATTGGGCAAGGAGTCAAGACCTAa
- a CDS encoding vacuolar fusion protein MON1, whose protein sequence is MTSEGEPNTPLPVIPLQHALPATPSRSTSQISMVSAEALISHSSPTKQFTPSHHSSQPSALSYNALLNAPADSPALRARASTASSSRAPSVLDDAHVEYNVTESQVPEITPSMDSYELDEGSDHTSLPSGAPSIKGKEKQRSGDRNEIETVGAGGEMALPSGDARRGLKELVRNTGSVEKDSGGDDHRRLSTKLSRTDENLQVLTTQSDKVSYSPRSYYVLTNAGKPVFCSRSSPSEDDVTNVMGVAQALISIFADDDDRLRYIIKGNHRIAFLLKAPLYLFCISDWGEPEHVLRLQLEYIHLQILSVVSSTQLLRLFQRRSNADLSTLLEGTEPFLRNLIDCSQYDFSFLTSTLQPLRMAPALRDTSAAALMPPSKFKDLLYVLLIAGGHIVTVLRPRKHSIHPSDLHLLLNTIASSPALRATETWLPICFPKFNPSGFVHAYISYVLEDVGLVFVSADREAFEDLRIWKDMVLEKLEQDKTLSRIQEAIPLHSYTISSVGCPGLRHFIYKSRQHVQITQPIWEAPYEDGSTNQKRLVTTYQKLHDAVHAKSGQASALKLIYISTEHEACLVWATKPFELYITVSPQLSKSAVVAAANNVAKWVLAEEGRIFLKDAPVF, encoded by the exons ATGACTTCTGAGGGCGAGCCAAATACACCACTTCCCGTTATCCCTTTACAACATGCGCTGCCCGCAACGCCCTCTCGCTCGACCTCTCAAATATCAATGGTTTCTGCCGAAGCATTAATATCGCACAGCAGTCCCACAAAGCAATTCACTCCATCGCATCATTCATCTCAACCCTCGGCACTATCTTATAATGCTCTTCTTAACGCACCAGCAGATAGCCCTGCATTAAGGGCACGCGCCTCGACAGCTTCATCCAGTCGAGCGCCTTCGGTCTTGGATGATGCTCATGTAGAGTATAACGTTACCGAGAGTCAAGTCCCAGAAATAACGCCTTCAATGGATAGTTATGAACTTGATGAAGGTAGTGACCACACAAGTTTGCCTTCTGGTGCTCCCTCtatcaagggcaaggaaaagcagCGATCGGGTGACCGCAATGAGATTGAAACTGTAGGAGCTGGAGGGGAGATGGCTTTGCCTTCGGGAGATGCCAGAAGAGGACTGAAAGAACTTGTACGGAATACCGGGTCGGTAGAGAAAGATTCTGGAGGGGATGACCACCGCCGGTTATCGACAAAGCTTTCAAGAA CAGACGAAAATCTACAAGTTCTGACAACACAATCAGACAAGGTGTCCTATTCGCCTCGATCGTACTACGTTTTGACGAATGCTGGAAAGCCCGTTTTCTGCTC ACGTAGCAGCCCTTCTGAGGATGATGTTACTAATGTCATGGGCGTCGCACAAGCATTAATATCTATCTTTGCGGACGACGACGATCGATTAAG ATACATCATCAAAGGCAATCATCGCATAGCATTTCTGTTAAAGGCACCGCTGTATCTATTCTGTATCAGTGACTGGGGCGAACCCGAACATGTT TTACGGCTACAATTGGAATATATTCACCTACAAATCCTTTCAGTCGTATCCTCCACTCAACTCCTCAGGCTATTCCAGAGACGAAGTAATGCTGATCTCTCGACATTATTGGAAG GGACGGAGCCTTTCTTACGCAATCTGATCGATTGTTCACAATATGACTTTAGCTTCCTTACATCTACTCTCCAGCCTCTCAGGATGGCTCCTGCTTTGAGAGATACTAGTGCGGCGGCTCTGATGCCTCCGTCAAAGTTCAAG GACTTGTTGTATGTGCTTCTGATCGCAGGTGGGCATATTGTGACTGTTTTGCGACCAAGGAAACATtcaatccatccatccg ATTTGCATTTGCTTCTAAACACTATCGCTTCTTCGCCAGCACTTCGCGCGACTGAAACATGGCTTCCCATTTGCTTCCCCAAATTCAATCCTTCTGGATTTGTCCACGCCTATATCAGTTATGTCTTGGAGGACGTGGGTCTGGTATTCGTGAGTGCAGATAGAGAAGCATTTGAAGATCTCAGAATATGGAAGGATATGGTTCTGGAG AAACTTGAGCAAGATAAAACTCTCAGCAGAATTCAAGAAGCCATACCTTTGCATTCATACACGATAT CCTCTGTGGGATGTCCTGGATTACGACATTTCATCTACAAATCCCGTCAACATGTCCAAATTACTCAACCCATATGGGAAGCTCCTTATGAAGATGGTTCAACAAACCAGAAACG ACTTGTCACGACCTATCAAAAGCTGCACGACGCCGTCCATGCCAAGTCCGGACAGGCTTCCGCTCTCAAATTAATCTACATCTCTACAGAACATGAGGCCTGTCTTGTTTGG GCTACGAAACCGTTTGAGCTCTATATCACTGTATCGCCCCAGCTTTCCAAGTCAGCCGTTGTGGCGGCTGCCAACAATGTTGCCAAATGGGTGCTTgcggaggaaggaagaatatTCCTCAAAGATGCTCCTGTATTTTGA